A single window of Pyrus communis chromosome 10, drPyrComm1.1, whole genome shotgun sequence DNA harbors:
- the LOC137746964 gene encoding DNA damage-repair/toleration protein DRT100-like has product MKMVRLLLISMATFCAIVSTVSSSCSPSDLAALQSIKTGLTDSSLGIFNSWVGTDCCVNWYGVSCDPTTGRVVDINLRGESEDPILMKSGQSGFMSGSISPQICSLDRLTTLVLADWKGVTGKIPQCLATLSNLRILDLVGNKISGGIPADIGNLKMLTVLNLADNQISGKIPASLVSLSGLMHLDLSNNQISGEIPADFGKLKMLSRALLYRNQLTGSIPDSIGNMNRLADLDLSRNQLSGRVPDCLGKMRVLSTLNLDGNSFSGQLPASLLSNRGLGILNMSRNGFEGNIPDVFHGNSYFMVLDLSYNKLKGPIPGSLSSAKYIGHLDLSHNHLCGAIPVGNPFDHLGASSFANNDCLCGNPLSTC; this is encoded by the coding sequence atGAAGATGGTGAGGTTGCTCTTAATCTCAATGGCAACATTCTGTGCCATTGTCTCAACAGTGAGCTCCTCTTGTTCGCCATCAGACCTAGCAGCACTTCAATCCATCAAAACCGGCCTCACCGATTCCTCCTTGGGCATCTTCAACTCCTGGGTCGGAACAGATTGCTGCGTAAACTGGTACGGAGTCAGCTGCGATCCCACAACCGGCCGAGTCGTCGACATTAATCTCCGAGGCGAATCGGAAGACCCGATACTCATGAAATCAGGCCAGTCCGGGTTTATGTCCGGCTCGATCTCACCCCAAATTTGCAGCCTCGACCGTCTCACCACCCTCGTTCTAGCCGACTGGAAGGGAGTCACCGGCAAGATTCCCCAATGCCTCGCCACCCTCTCCAATCTCCGAATCCTCGACCTTGTTGGAAACAAGATTTCGGGCGGGATTCCGGCCGATATCGGCAACCTCAAGATGCTTACGGTCCTCAACCTCGCCGATAACCAGATCTCCGGTAAGATTCCGGCGAGTCTCGTGAGCCTCTCAGGGCTAATGCACCTGGACCTCAGCAACAACCAAATCTCGGGCGAGATACCGGCCGATTTCGGAAAACTCAAGATGCTCAGCCGGGCTCTGCTGTACCGGAACCAGCTCACCGGGTCAATCCCGGACTCCATCGGCAACATGAACCGGTTGGCCGACCTGGACCTGTCCAGGAACCAATTATCGGGTCGCGTACCGGATTGTCTCGGAAAAATGCGGGTTCTTTCGACGTTGAATCTGGACGGAAACTCGTTTTCTGGTCAATTACCGGCGTCCCTTTTGAGCAATCGGGGTTTGGGGATCTTGAATATGAGCCGAAACGGGTTTGAAGGTAACATACCGGACGTTTTCCATGGAAATTCGTACTTTATGGTGCTCGATTTGTCGTACAACAAATTGAAGGGTCCGATTCCCGGTTCGTTATCGTCGGCGAAATATATCGGGCACTTGGATCTGAGCCACAACCACCTGTGCGGGGCGATTCCTGTGGGGAACCCGTTCGACCACCTCGGAGCGTCGTCGTTTGCCAACAATGATTGCCTCTGCGGGAACCCGCTGAGTACCTGTTGA
- the LOC137746963 gene encoding SURP and G-patch domain-containing protein 1-like protein, which translates to MDKGVTPSLFVNDGSFMERFRQLQQKKDKDKGSAADESRPSKVVPGTLTPTTTGKTSAELKANDARKVAAASGSKLAFSLKQKSKIVAPPVKLGADEDEDEADVAAGAPTKRQKLGQPDAVEESYRQVDVAPPFPTDSTVKIVADKLASFVAKHGRQFEHITRQKNPGDTPFKFLFDKSCSDYKYYEYQLSIEEKALQQTRDSQTSRNGGTSMSTSKSTSSSQRSTVNHPNYQTPASALYDDTEGRTGELTAPTGADPIAMMEYYVKKAAQEERRRQPKQSKDEMPPPASLQAPSLKKGHHMGDYIPQEELEKFMVACNDAAAQKAAKEAADRAKIQADNVGHKLLSKMGWKEGEGLGSSRRGISDPIMAGNVKKDNLGVGAQQPGEVTSEDDIYEQYKKRMMLGYRYRPNPLNNPRKAYY; encoded by the exons ATGGACAAAGGAGTGACTCCTAGCCTCTTTGTTAATGATGGTTCATTCATGGAAAGGTTCAGACAACTTCAACAAAAGAAGGATAAAGATAAAGGTTCCGCAGCAGACGAGTCTAGACCAAGTAAAGTTGTTCCAGGGACTTTGACTCCTACCACCACTGGTAAAACCAGTGCTGAACTGAAGGCTAATGATGCACGCAAGGTTGCCGCTGCTTCAGGTAGCAAACTTGCTTTCAGCTTGAAACAGAAGTCAAAGATTGTCGCACCACCTGTTAAGTTAGGTGCTGATGAGGATGAAGATGAAGCAGATGTTGCAGCTGGTGCACCAACTAAACGGCAAAAGTTGGGTCAGCCAGATGCCGTAGAGGAATCATACAGACAAGTGGATGTTG CACCACCTTTCCCAACTGATTCAACAGTGAAGATAGTTGCTGACAAACTAGCAAGTTTTGTGGCTAAACATGGAAGGCAATTTGAGCATATTACACGTCAAAAAAATCCAGGAGATACTCCTTTCAA ATTTTTATTTGACAAGAGCTGTTCTGATTACAAATATTACGAGTATCAGCTTTCTATTGAAGAGAAAGCACTTCAACAGACCAGGGATTCACAAACATCTCGTAATG GAGGTACTAGCATGTCAACTTCCAAATCCACAAGTAGTTCTCAAAGGTCTACTGTGAATCATCCGAACTACCAAACTCCCGCCTCTGCTTTATATGATGACACTGAGGGAAGGACAG GTGAGCTCACTGCACCAACAGGTGCAGATCCTATTGCCATGATGGAGTACTACGTGAAAAAGGCTGCTCAGGAAGAGAGAAGGAGACAACCTAAACAATCGAAAGATGAAATGCCCCCTCCTGCTTCTCTTCAAG CACCTTCTCTTAAGAAAGGTCATCACATGGGGGATTACATCCCACAAGAAGAGCTGGAGAAGTTTATGGTTGCTTGTAACGATGCAGCTGCACAGAAAGCTGCCAAAGAAGCCGCAGATAGGGCCAAAATCCAGGCTGATAATGTGGGTCATAAACTCTTGTCTAAAATGGGTTGGAAAGAAG GCGAGGGTCTGGGAAGCTCCAGAAGAGGAATTTCGGATCCAATAATGGCGGGTAATGTGAAGAAGGACAATTTGGGGGTTGGTGCTCAACAACCTGGAGAGGTGACTTCTGAAGATGATATATACGAACAATATAAGAAGCGGATGATGCTTGGCTACCGATACAGACCCAATCCTCTG AACAATCCGCGAAAGGCATATTACTGA
- the LOC137747093 gene encoding sm-like protein LSM7 — protein MSGRKETVLDLAKFVDKGVQVKLTGGRQVTGTLKGYDQLLNLVLDEAVEFLRDSDDPLKTTDQTRHLGLIVCRGTAVMLVSPTDGTDEIANPFSQPDGA, from the exons ATG TCAGGGAGGAAAGAAACAGTTTTGGACCTGGCCAAGTTTGTGGACAAGGGTGTCCAAGTCAAGCTCACCGGCGGTAGACAAG TGACGGGGACTCTTAAAGGTTATGACCAGTTGTTAAACCTTGTTCTAGATGAAGCAGTGGAGTTTCTAAGAG ATTCTGATGATCCATTGAAGACCACTGATCAGACCAGGCACCTTGGCCTCATA GTTTGCAGGGGAACTGCTGTAATGCTTGTGTCGCCGACAGATGGCACAGATGAGATTGCGAACCCTTTTAGCCAGCCCGATGGTGCCTAA
- the LOC137748345 gene encoding transcription factor bHLH130-like has product MSSLLYKYNPNFKASEGELRKNHAAEFMDSDIFHHQHPQQQQSSGLTRYQSAPSSFLMEQMDNNGGGTEDLRYLQPLSPEVETVLPRFISSCNEPDQRDNGVQQHQFEIQETPVNVKGEAGDSVSEHINGYSNSTHMMYQAPRGQQAHGLDSSSFAAVNSTGMENSMMQSKIGVGNRSNIVRQGSSPAGFFPDLTVDDGFNVMKDSAGYRAGNGTNGEASPPTSRFGTQLSFSSRPSSYSGRMPPIAENENGNLGEGSESQPDHSLGNANGSNSPYQSSFANDSWDDSSFNDLKIAGDNDGNKFSTSTAFESQNNDFGHRNHGLTQHLRFSKHFEMPAMEKYLQFEDSTPCKSRAKRGFATHPRSIAERMRRTRISERMKKLQELFPDMDKQTNTAEMLDLAARFIKDLQKQVKTLKDTKAKCSCSSKQ; this is encoded by the exons ATGAGCAGTCTTCTGTACAAATACAATCCTAATTTTAAGGCCTCGGAGGGAGAGCTGAGGAAGAACCACGCGGCGGAGTTCATGGATTCGGATATTTTCCACCACCAGCATCCTCAGCAGCAGCAGAGCTCCGGCTTAACGCGGTATCAGTCAGCTCCAAGCTCATTTCTGATGGAGCAGATGGACAACAATGGCGGCGGAACTGAGGATTTGCGGTATCTTCAACCTTTGAGCCCTGAAGTCGAAACGGTGCTGCCCAGGTTCATTTCTTCATGTAACGAACCAGATCAACGTGACAATGGTGTGCAGCAGCATCAGTTTGAAATCCAAGAGACGCCGGTAAATGTGAAGGGAGAGGCAGGGGACTCTGTTTCTGAGCACATTAATGGTTACTCGAATTCTACTCATATGATGTACCAAGCTCCTCGAGGTCAGCAAGCTCATGGTTTAGACAGCAGCTCCTTTGCTGCAGTCAACTCTACGGGAATGGAGAATTCAATGATGCAATCGAAAATTGGGGTCGGAAATCGGTCTAATATTGTTAGACAAGGCAGCTCTCCGGCTGGATTCTTCCCAGACTTGACCGTTGACGATG GCTTTAACGTGATGAAGGACTCGGCAGGATATCGCGCAGGCAATGGTACAAATGGAGAAGCCAGTCCACCAACTTCTAGGTTTGGTACTCAACTGAGTTTCTCATCAAGGCCATCTTCATACTCAGGTCGAATGCCTCCGATTGCGGAAAATGAGAATGGGAACTTGGGAGAAGGTAGCGAATCGCAACCGGATCATAGTTTAGGAAATGCTAATGGTAGCAATTCACCTTACCAGTCTAGCTTCGCAAATGATTCGTGGGACGATTCTTCATTTAATGACCTCAAAATAGCCGGAGACAATGATGGGAACAAGTTTTCTACTTCGACTGCATTCGAATCACAG AACAATGATTTTGGACACCGCAATCATGGCCTGACGCAACACTTGAGGTTTTCCAAACATTTTGAGATGCCTGCTATGGAGAAGTATTTGCAATTTGAAGATTCTACTCCTTGTAAAAGTCGTGCCAAAAGAGGCTTCGCCACTCACCCGCGAAGCATTGCAGAGAGG ATGAGAAGGACGCGGATTAGTGAAAGAATGAAGAAATTGCAGGAGCTTTTCCCAGACATGGACAAG CAAACAAACACGGCAGAAATGTTGGACTTGGCGGCCAGGTTCATAAAGGACCTTCAGAAACAGGTTAAG ACACTCAAGGATACGAAGGCGAAGTGCAGTTGTTCGAGCAAACAATAA
- the LOC137748589 gene encoding large ribosomal subunit protein eL31, whose translation MAEKGRGKGRKEEVVTREYTINLHKRLHGCTFKKKAPNAIKEIRKFARKSMGTTDVRVDVKLNKHIWSRGIRSVPRRIRVRIARKRNDDEDAKEEFYSLVTVTEVPPEGFSGLGTKVIDEEEG comes from the exons ATGGCGGAGAAGGGCCGTGGCAAGGGGAGAAAGGAGGAGGTCGTTACCAGAGAGTACACCATCAACCTCCACAAACGCTTGCATGGATG CACATTTAAGAAGAAGGCACCAAACGCGATAAAGGAAATCAGGAAGTTTGCTCGAAAGTCTATGGGAACCACTGATGTCAGAGTGGATGTTAAGCTTAACAAGCACATATGGAGCCGTGGTATTCGGAGTGTGCCAAGAAGGATACGTGTCCGCATTGCAAGGAAGAGAAACGATGATGAAGATGCCAAGGAAGAGTTTTACTCACTAGTCACTGTTACAGAGGTTCCTCCAGAGGGATTTAGTGGCTTGGGCACCAAGGTGATCGATGAAGAAGAAGGCTGA
- the LOC137746962 gene encoding uncharacterized protein — protein MLQWRTQRRTRGPGKIKWASKDGRGKEYCEFGPTGKCISANSVNFSKLIASEVKDPKNLPLKTDWRLIDEDVKEAFWNAIRDTIAFRDEDLVKMPLIRLMTLSIAEHAHKEYRNYLKKIFYSRRQGEDRLQCPPNVDPGQWVEMVRYWDHPKTMEKAEKNRINRQTKTLNHTTGSKTFVRVREEYRKEHGEEPDPIVFFRMTHSRKDSTWVDETAQQKGASMETVVQSKVEDGAEDTPELRTLVYVEEMGPENRNRVRGYGHGVTPVMVPYAATSSSKRSSSSREAIVQAENVELRKNDEARTKELGELRTQLQQIQATQQQMMMMMFMQGMQQPQTYLPSPQAPQQSEREGGRRGESSCHLQQIQATQQQMNQQQMMMMMMFRQGMQQPQIYPHSPQAPQHSEREGGRRKESSRKKMRRKK, from the exons ATGCTTCAATGGAGAACTCAACGGAGAACTCGTGGGCCTGGCAAGATAAAATGGGCCAGCAAAGATGGGAGAGGAAAAGAATATTGTGAATTTGGTCCGACTGGGAAATGCATTAGTGCCAATAGCGTCAACTTTTCTAAGCTGATTGCGTCTGAGGTCAAGGATCCCAAAAATCTTCCGTTGAAGACTGATTGGCGATTGATTGATGAAGATGTCAAGGAAGCTTTCTGGAATGCCATACGT gacACTATTGCTTTTCGTGACGAAGATCTGGTTAAAATGCCCCTCATCCGCCTTATGACGCTTTCTATTGCCGAGCATGCACATAAAGAATACAGGAATTATTTGAAGAAAATCTTCTATAGTCGCAGACAAGGGGAGGATCGCTTACAGTGTCCTCCTAATGTAGATCCCGGCCAGTGGGTGGAGATGGTGCGATATTGGGATCATCCAAAAACGATG GAGAAGGCTGAAAAAAATAGGATCAATCGTCAAACCAAAACTCTGAACCACACAACAGGATCAAAGACATTTGTCAGAGTTCGGGAAGAATAT AGGAAGGAGCACGGAGAAGAACCAGATCCTATTGTTTTCTTTCGCATGACCCATTCACGGAAAGATAGTACATGGGTTGATGAAACGGCTCAACAAAAAGGG GCATCTATGGAGACTGTCGTTCAATCTAAGGTTGAGGATGGAGCAGAAGACACTCCTGAACTTCGAACTCTAGTCTATGTCGAGGAGATGGGTCCAGAGAATAGGAATAGAGTTCGAGGTTATGGACATGGGGTGACACCTGTGATGGTGCCGTATGCTGCTACTAGTTCATCAAAGAGATCATCGAGTAGTCGAGAAGCCATTGTGCAGGCTGAGAACGTTGAATTGAGGAAGAATGATGAGGCTCGTACTAAAGAGTTAGGGGAGTTACGGACCCAGCTTCAGCAAATACAGGCGACGCAGCagcagatgatgatgatgatgtttaTGCAAGGTATGCAGCAGCCACAGACTTACCTGCCCAGCCCCCAGGCACCGCAGCAatcagagagagagggagggagaagggGGGAGAGCAGTTGTCATCTTCAGCAAATACAGGCGACGCAACAACAGATGAACCAGCagcagatgatgatgatgatgatgtttaGGCAGGGTATGCAGCAGCCACAGATTTACCCGCACAGCCCTCAGGCACCACAGCAttcagagagagagggagggagaaggaAGGAGAGCAGTCGCAAAAAGATGAGAAGGAAGAAGTAG
- the LOC137747606 gene encoding ras-related protein RABA4c-like, producing the protein MSNLASNFNQKIDYVFKVVLIGDSAVGKSQLLARFARNEFSLESKSTIGVEFQTKTLVIDHKTIKAQIWDTAGQERYRAVTSAYYRGSVGAMLVYDITKPQSFDHVTKWLEELRGHADNNIVVMLVGNKSDLGTLRAVPSEDAKEFAQREKLFFMEASALEATNVESAFVTVLTEIYRIVGKKSLIPNEEAESGSSSLLKGTKLVVPGQEPEPQASSCCWSS; encoded by the exons ATGTCGAATTTGGCGAGTAATTTCAATCAGAAGATCGACTACGTGTTTAAGGTGGTGCTGATCGGAGACTCGGCGGTGGGTAAGTCTCAGCTCTTGGCTCGCTTTGCTCGGAACGAGTTCAGCTTGGAGTCCAAGTCAACCATTGGGGTTGAGTTCCAGACTAAGACCCTCGTGATCGACCACAAAACCATCAAGGCCCAGATTTGGGACACTGCCGGCCAAGAAAG ATACAGGGCGGTGACAAGTGCATACTATAGAGGTTCGGTGGGGGCAATGCTGGTCTATGACATAACCAAGCCTCAATCATTTGATCATGTAACCAAGTGGTTAGAGGAATTGAGGGGGCATGCCGACAACAATATTGTTGTGATGCTTGTAGGTAACAAGTCCGACTTGGGGACACTGCGAGCTGTACCTTCTGAGGATGCTAAAGAGTTTGCCCAAAGGGAGAAGCTCTTCTTTATGGAGGCATCAGCACTTGAGGCTACTAATGTTGAATCTGCATTCGTTACAGTCCTAACAGAAATTTATAGAATTGTTGGCAAGAAGTCCCTCATTCCCAATGAGGAAGCAGAGTCTGGGAGTTCCTCACTTCTCAAGGGAACAAAACTTGTCGTTCCTGGACAAGAGCCCGAGCCTCAAGCAAGTAGCTGTTGCTGGTCTTCATAG
- the LOC137746961 gene encoding protein gamma response 1-like: MDSLKVGCDPIDSERDDVDYVSGLSTLLVATIQEAKDRISQIEYVFCNQLYTYFQSKSNSFQKFENQWKEKEDDLLRQIETLRAEKQQTLEENRLLKLDKGNPPRESEEKVNQLLAELKGVQVKGNELERMLKQKSAEVDKGMELESKLLGVIQSKDADIMDKKKQLKENEKGINALLAKLIDLQNRVDELQEELGEKINQIAKGNDLEENLSRKIEHQSSEIVNKEKVLNDQEEDKKLLMAKLEILEENVSKLQKELLSKNNEVEGCLREKKLLLAKVTGLEEKVDELQVDLRGMAGEVGKRTDSREKLHQQIESMTSGLLAEMKKYTDLTVAYKNLKSQHNYLRTKLGLTRENMQLQNKLEDRSDLLRNDQNPSTSHEIVEKNQNGSAAALCTKNVRNEISCNNNSEDVKGSKPIQATSPISPTSFFPIAPKCPPTSKSTLVAGRKRPASSWVDTRSRQGQDGRDPHDDFLDTPLENIRGNLNKATKEQVPDRPVPAPNDMSLDSSDDETQDVNAVIRPHKQQLPVPVPGKNGFKFVEPVRKKAERENLKGVECKQCKKFYDAVLPNNGGGKDTDNNKPNFRCEHHEGVSRHRYRYAPPLTPEGFWNIGFESEM; this comes from the exons ATGGACTCTCTCAAAGTAGGTTGTGACCCCATTGACAGTGAACGGGATGATGTAGACTATGTCTCTGGGCTTAGTACTTTACTCGTTGCCACGATTCAGGAGGCCAAAGACAGGATTTCTCAGATTGAATATGTTTTCTGCAACCAGCTGTATACATATTTCCAATCCAAGTCTAACAGCTTCCAGAAATTTGAAAACCaatggaaagagaaagaagatgatCTCTTGCGTCAAATTGAAACTCTTCGAGCTGAAAAGCAACAAACCCTTGAAGAGAACCGCTTACTTAAGCTTGACAAGGGAAATCCGCCCAGGGAAAGTGAAGAGAAGGTGAACCAACTACTTGCCGAACTGAAAGGTGTACAGGTCAAAGGTAATGAGCTTGAGCGAATGCTTAAGCAGAAGTCTGCAGAAGTAGATAAGGGAATGGAATTGGAGAGTAAGTTGCTTGGAGTGATTCAATCCAAAGACGCTGACATTATGGATAAGAAAAAACAACtgaaagagaatgaaaaagGTATAAATGCGCTTCTTGCTAAATTGATTGATCTTCAAAATAGAGTTGATGAACTCCAAGAGGAGCTTGGGGAAAAGATTAACCAAATAGCCAAAGGAAATGATCTTGAAGAAAATTTATCTCGAAAGATTGAGCATCAGTCTTCTGAGATCGTGAATAAAGAAAAGGTTTTAAATGatcaagaagaagacaaaaaacTACTTATGGCCAAATTGgaaattttggaagaaaatgtTAGTAAACTCCAAAAGGAGCTCCTCTCAAAGAACAACGAAGTGGAGGGTTGTTTGAGGGAGAAAAAACTGCTTCTTGCCAAAGTAACTGGTTTAGAGGAGAAAGTTGATGAGCTTCAGGTGGATCTCAGAGGCATGGCTGGTGAAGTGGGCAAAAGAACGGATTCACGTGAAAAGTTACatcaacaaattgaatcaatgACCTCGGGTTTATTGGCTGAGATGAAGAAGTATACAGATCTTACAGTTGCttacaaaaatttgaaatctcagCACAATTATCTCCGCACAAAGCTTGGTCTAACTAGGGAGAATATGCAACTGCAGAATAAGTTGGAAGATAGAAGTGATTTGTTGAGAAATGATCAGAATCCATCAACTTCCCATG AAATTGTAGAGAAAAATCAGAATGGTTCTGCAGCAGCTTTATGCACAAAAAATGTGAGGAATGAAATCAGTTGTAACAATAACTCAGAGGATGTGAAAGGAAGCAAGCCAATTCAAGCAACTAGTCCTATCTCTCCTACTTCCTTCTTCCCCATTGCACCAAAATGCCCTCCCACATCAAAATCTACCCTAGTAGCTGGGAGAAAACGGCCTGCTTCCAGCTGGGTGGATACTAGGTCCCGTCAAGGCCAAGATGGGCGTGACCCACACGATGATTTTCTTGATACTCCACTTGAGAACATCAGAGGAAACTTGAATAAAGCCACAAAGGAACAGGTTCCTGATCGTCCAGTTCCAGCTCCAAATGACATGAGTCTAGATAGCTCAGATGATGAAACACAGGATGTGAATGCTGTAATTAGGCCACACAAGCAACAATTGCCAGTTCCAGTGCCCGGTAAAAATGGCTTCAAGTTTGTGGAACCTGTGAGAAAGAAAGCTGAGCGGGAAAATTTGAAAGGAGTTGAATGCAAGCAGTGTAAAAAGTTCTATGACGCTGTCCTTCCCAACAACGGCGGTGGTAAGGACACTGATAATAATAAGCCTAATTTTCGCTGTGAGCACCATGAAGGTGTTTCTCGTCATCGGTATAGGTATGCTCCCCCTCTTACTCCAGAAGGATTTTGGAATATTGGATTTGAATCCGAAATGTGa